From the Bombus vancouverensis nearcticus chromosome 3, iyBomVanc1_principal, whole genome shotgun sequence genome, one window contains:
- the LOC117154321 gene encoding uncharacterized protein LOC117154321 isoform X1 has protein sequence MDYSTKVTVKNGPTQENENEAPADAASSPSSVELPESAHPCPACSTVLPTSRELTNHLRGHNSPRSTDCSGEDDYCCGVCNKVLSSASSLDRHVLVHSGERPFKCKYCEMAFTTNGNMNRHLRTAHRGASPNSCTDSEGSSDSDKSSRQRHLEEYNNNEITKRNSPNIGDKRDEEQTSSLTGKRKYPNYASDSETQKRHKILLSSSRSEMKSRSDDNQNVYNCPVCGRQDFATGAILESHLERSHPEFPAKCDTCNLSFKNHRVLNLHRFMIHFAEHSLGNTTRNLRNSIVGFNDLTFVDFSSDKFPAIARAVCEQSLHRPASGEVAKFQCSKCLRAFPCRSALDAHETDCGTMNLQSRTTDDSQSRRDDFFAGLDLQNKAALREAKEGKDLADIQSIISVTSGPILQNFRSDTSTPENNIKFNTSVNSSGSSSTYCTEYHEEEAQDAFSAEFRKMKLKGEFPCRLCSSIFPNLRALKGHNRAHMGVGPGMPYPCNMCPYTSTDKATLVRHLRSHNGDRPYECSLCNYAFTTKANCERHVRNRHGKLTREDIKSVLIYHPNEDSTNENVERGNSPRVLKDEVRKSLVYPQEREDLHHQAQMHYPPVSMEVRGEIRIIEEAKLQNSSMSIYSTSHFEKNDAFSRHGQPLELTQRNSEETKPGQDAKSDYSKLDDDLESRSSEGSVSLVTETKTDSHQRIQASPMNLKKGLNISENIGEDGPLDLSMDVLDLSKKSKEKEDDNFAAAHEHFGKNQKDLYSATSQLLLTEALLKAGQGSSQPTSLEALYANAIYRNFGTFPGSVGAGILPPYMFNPHVFGQDFSMKERLQKELVRGLQLTSGGTLVEPPIGSAGFTTFSQNRDMNSQSHSTTDQSEYAKLISSKMANKSLTTRDKSDNLPSSNSVKMVIKNGVLMPKQKQRRYRTERPFTCEHCSARFTLRSNMERHIKQQHPQHWSQRPRGGHSTRGRPPSSHPTLIQNLGQATSQGSQSYNNILPKVEQSTNPEFTRHSISDHVKYAILAQQLKANKMEDNDSEEELVIDEGPQEKENQESQDQKEKSLLRGQLEATESTKETVVKEEAMECSDDGPNETNVELEKNKQTVTEQQKKSDTEKATVTENSVEKNPDRVIKTESVNMNSEKMEDGAPDLASVSELLDNASQQYQQFQPQYLSDEEGLVASNSDCNNSGSDEKSDSVNSSHSTNASKKKKKKKKKKKKSAYSMAPNRVICPYCERPFPWTSSLRRHILTHTGQKPYQCVHCSLLFTTKSNCDRHLLRKHKANPNKMRRVRNSSSPDSQAVISNSNSFSMRNVPERPYKCNQCPSSTFSTLGNLKKHRSTKHARKMKTRSDTPSSEPQTSPQECPKPNNEQTDYDSQSSSVSEGIETSSMPGLTKSNSGASQLANETARSRRPSPRSSPGPSDVPFKCHLCDCGFAERHDCLEHIKMNHKKSYEMLVAKGALDMDIDAVEDQQQPPPQHHTSDGEEKRGRFPDYSNRKVVCAFCMRRFWSAEDLRRHMRTHTGERPFSCDICCRRFTLKHSMLRHRKKHESIDSTMYVGTSGDEENSPAQPPTITPRSQQQQQILVTANNANSRIQDRISLPTVTPVATGDAAPSGLIRFNPYEKLTTLTGKLASIPSNANPDAESTDNDLISNLLGIRDKSFIDRVLQASADDAAKLLGVKRSHE, from the exons TTACTGTTAAGAACGGACCCACCCAGGAAAATGAGAACGAAGCACCAGCTGATGCTGCATCCTCACCATCTAGT GTTGAACTACCAGAAAGCGCACACCCATGTCCAGCTTGTTCGACCGTTTTGCCCACCTCCAGGGAGTTAACGAACCACCTACGCGGCCATAATTCGCCTCGCAGCACAGACTGTAGCGGCGAGGATGACTATTGCTGCGGCGTGTGCAATAAGGTGCTGAGCTCTGCAAGTTCCCTCGACAGACATGTGTTGGTGCACTCCGGGGAACGGCCGTTCAAATGCAAGTACTGTGAGATGGCGTTCACTACGAACGGCAATATGAACAGGCATTTGAGGACAGCGCACAGAGGCGCCTCGCCTAACAGCTGCACCGACTCCGAAGGTAGCAGCGACTCGGACAAATCATCCAGGCAGCGACATCTCGAGGAATACAACAACAACGAGATCACAAAAAGAAACTCGCCAAATATCGGGGACAAACGGGACGAGGAACAGACCTCGTCGTTAACTGGAAAGAGAAAGTATCCTAACTATGCGAGCGACAGCGAAACACAAAAGAGGCACAAGATTCTTCTAAGTAGCTCGAGAAGCGAGATGAAATCGAGATCGGACGACAACCAGAACGTTTACAATTGTCCAGTATGCGGGCGACAGGATTTTGCCACTGGCGCCATCTTAGAATCGCATCTGGAACGAAGTCATCCGGAATTCCCCGCGAAATGCGACACGTGCAACTTGTCGTTCAAAAACCACAGAGTACTGAATCTGCATCGGTTCATGATACATTTCGCGGAACACTCGTTGGGAAATACCACGAGAAATCTGAGAAACTCGATAGTAGGTTTCAACGATTTAACGTTCGTTGATTTCTCGTCCGATAAGTTCCCAGCAATAGCTAGAGCTGTCTGCGAACAATCGCTTCACCGGCCAGCTTCTGGCGAGGTAGCCAAATTCCAATGCTCCAAATGTCTGCGGGCATTCCCTTGTAGATCCGCGTTGGACGCCCACGAAACTGACTGCGGCACGATGAATTTGCAAAGCAGAACAACCGACGATAGCCAATCGAGAAGAGACGATTTCTTCGCTGGCTTGGATCTTCAAAACAAGGCTGCTTTGAGGGAAGCGAAGGAAGGCAAAGATCTTGCCGATATCCAGAGTATCATATCTGTCACCTCTGGACCTATCTTACAGAATTTTCGATCAGACACCAGCACACCCGAGAACAACATCAAATTTAATACCAGTGTAAACTCTTCTGGTAGTTCAAGTACGTATTGCACAGAGTACCACGAGGAGGAAGCTCAAGACGCGTTTTCTGCAGAGTTcagaaaaatgaaattgaaagGGGAGTTCCCTTGCAGGCTCTGTTCCTCGATATTCCCTAATCTAAGAGCCCTAAAAGGTCACAACAGGGCGCACATGGGCGTGGGACCTGGCATGCCATATCCTTGTAATATGTGCCCTTATACCAGCACTGATAAAGCGACTCTGGTGAGGCATCTGAGGTCTCACAATGGCGACAGACCTTACGAATGCTCTCTCTGCAATTACGCTTTCACAACTAAAGCAAATTGTGAGCGCCATGTACGAAACCGACATGGAAAATTGACAAGAGAAGACATTAAGAGCGTTCTCATCTAtcatccaaatgaagattctaCGAACGAGAACGTGGAACGTGGAAACTCACCCAGAGTTTTGAAGGATGAAGTGAGGAAGAGCCTGGTATATCCGCAAGAACGCGAAGATCTTCACCACCAGGCGCAAATGCATTATCCTCCGGTTTCTATGGAGGTAAGAGGTGAGATCAGAATAATAGAAGAGGCGAAGCTGCAAAATTCCTCGATGTCGATATACAGCACTAGCCACTTTGAAAAAAATGATGCGTTTTCAAGACATGGTCAGCCTTTGGAGCTGACCCAAAGGAACTCCGAGGAGACAAAACCTGGTCAAGATGCCAAATCGGATTATTCGAAGTTGGACGACGATTTGGAGTCGAGATCGTCCGAGGGTAGCGTATCTCTAGTCACAGAAACCAAAACAGATTCGCACCAAAGAATACAAGCTAGTCCTATGAATTTAAAGAAAGGTCTCAACATATCGGAAAACATAGGCGAAGACGGTCCGTTGGACCTTTCCATGGACGTACTGGATCTCAGCAAGAAGTCGAAGGAGAAGGAGGACGATAACTTCGCCGCGGCTCACGAACATTTTGGAAAAAACCAAAAAGATTTGTACAGTGCTACCAGTCAATTATTGTTGACCGAGGCTTTGTTGAAGGCTGGCCAGGGTAGCTCTCAACCTACATCTCTGGAAGCTCTGTACGCTAACGCAATCTACAGAAACTTCGGTACATTCCCTGGTAGCGTAGGAGCTGGAATATTGCCACCGTACATGTTCAATCCTCATGTCTTTGGCCAGGATTTCTCTATGAAGGAAAGATTACAGAAGGAATTGGTCAGAGGTCTACAGTTGACAAGTGGAGGTACTTTGGTGGAGCCACCCATAGGTAGCGCGGGATTTACCACCTTTTCTCAAAACAGAGACATGAATTCCCAGTCTCATTCAACAACCGACCAAAGTGAATATGCCAAATTAATATCTTCTAAGATGGCCAACAAGAGTCTAACAACCCGTGATAAATCAGACAATCTCCCCTCGTCCAATTCTGTGAAGATGGTGATCAAAAATGGAGTCCTGATGCCTAAACAAAAGCAACGAAGGTACAGAACTGAGAGGCCTTTTACCTGTGAACATTGCTCAGCGAGATTTACCTTGAGGAGCAATATGGAAAGGCACATTAAACAACAACATCCTCAGCACTGGAGCCAGCGACCCAGAGGAGGTCATTCGACAAGGGGAAGACCACCTTCCAGCCATCCTACGCTGATTCAAAACCTTGGACAGGCAACTTCTCAAGGCAGTCAATCGTACAACAACATCCTGCCAAAAGTGGAACAGTCAACGAATCCGGAATTTACGAGGCATTCTATCTCCGACCATGTGAAGTACGCTATCCTGGCACAGCAATTAAAGGCAAACAAAATGGAAGACAATGACTCTGAAGAAGAACTGGTCATAGACGAAGGGCCACAGGAGAAAGAAAATCAAGAATCTCAGGATCAAAAGGAGAAGAGTCTGTTGAGAGGACAATTGGAAGCCACAGAATCTACGAAAGAAACTGTAGTGAAAGAAGAAGCCATGGAATGTTCAGACGATGGCCCAAACGAGACAAATGTTGAGCTGGAGAAGAACAAACAAACTGTTACTGAACAACAGAAAAAATCTGACACGGAGAAGGCTACTGTGACGGAAAATTCAGTTGAAAAGAATCCTGACAGAGTGATCAAAACGGAATCAGTTAATATGAACAGCGAGAAGATGGAGGATGGAGCACCTGATCTCGCTAGCGTGTCAGAACTGTTAGACAATGCCTCCCAACAATACCAGCAGTTTCAACCCCAGTATTTAAGCGATGAAGAAGGTCTAGTAGCATCGAACAGTGATTGCAATAATTCTGGCAGTGATGAGAAATCCGACTCTGTAAATTCATCACATTCGACGAACGCgtcgaagaaaaaaaagaaaaagaagaaaaaaaagaagaaatctgCATATTCAATGGCCCCGAACAGAGTAATCTGTCCATACTGTGAACGACCATTTCCATGGACCTCGTCTCTCAGACGACATATTTTGACACACACTGGACAGAAACCTTATCAATGCGTTCACTGTTCGTTGCTATTCACAACGAAATCCAACTGTGACCGTCATTTGCTCCGAAAACATAAAGCAAATCCGAACAAGATGCGTAGAGTTAGGAACTCTTCTTCTCCAGATTCTCAAGCGGTCATCAGCAATAGTAACTCGTTCTCCATGAGGAACGTTCCTGAAAGACCCTACAAGTGCAATCAGTGTCCCAGCTCAACATTTTCAACGTTGGGTAACCTAAAGAAACATCGTTCCACTAAACACGCTCGGAAGATGAAGACCAGATCGGACACTCCATCCAGTGAACCTCAAACCAGTCCACAGGAGTGTCCAAAGCCGAATAACGAACAAACTGATTACGATAGTCAGTCTTCGAGCGTGTCTGAAGGGATAGAAACTTCTTCGATGCCAGGACTTACCAAATCGAATTCTGGCGCTTCACAATTGGCCAACGAAACAGCTAGGTCAAGGAGACCTTCACCGAGATCATCACCTGGGCCCAGTGATGTGCCTTTTAAGTGCCACTTGTGCGATTGTGGTTTCGCAGAACGACACGACTGCCTCGAACACATCAAAATGAACCACAAAAAATCCTACGAAATGTTAGTGGCGAAAGGGGCACTGGACATGGACATCGACGCGGTTGAAGACCAACAACAACCACCGCCGCAACATCATACCAGCGACGGAGAAGAAAAACGGGGACGTTTCCCAGACTATAGTAACAGGAAG GTTGTATGTGCATTCTGTATGAGGCGGTTCTGGTCTGCAGAGGATCTACGGCGCCATATGAGAACACACACCGGAGAACGACCTTTCTCCTGCGATATATGCTGCAGGAGATTCACCTTGAAACATAGTATGCTGCGGCACAGAAAGAAGCACGAGTCCATTGATTCTACCATGTATGTTGGTACAAGCGGAGATGAAGAAAATTCACCTGCACAGCCACCTACGATCACACCACGAAGTCAACAGCAGCAACAAATTCTGGTGACAGCCAACAACGCAAATTCCCGTATTCAAGACAGAATCTCTTTACCAACTGTTACTCCAGTCGCGACCGGTGATGCAGCCCCGAGTGGATTAATAAGATTCAATCCATACGAGAAATTAACCACTCTGACAGGAAAATTGGCCAGTATTCCATCAAACGCAAATCCAGATGCAGAGAGCACGGATAATGATTTGATCTCGAACCTGCTGGGAATAAGAGACAAGAGTTTCATCGACAGAGTACTACAGGCATCCGCTGATGACGCCGCCAAGTTATTAGGAGTAAAGCGTAGCCATGAGTGA
- the LOC117154321 gene encoding uncharacterized protein LOC117154321 isoform X2, with amino-acid sequence MVTVKNGPTQENENEAPADAASSPSSVELPESAHPCPACSTVLPTSRELTNHLRGHNSPRSTDCSGEDDYCCGVCNKVLSSASSLDRHVLVHSGERPFKCKYCEMAFTTNGNMNRHLRTAHRGASPNSCTDSEGSSDSDKSSRQRHLEEYNNNEITKRNSPNIGDKRDEEQTSSLTGKRKYPNYASDSETQKRHKILLSSSRSEMKSRSDDNQNVYNCPVCGRQDFATGAILESHLERSHPEFPAKCDTCNLSFKNHRVLNLHRFMIHFAEHSLGNTTRNLRNSIVGFNDLTFVDFSSDKFPAIARAVCEQSLHRPASGEVAKFQCSKCLRAFPCRSALDAHETDCGTMNLQSRTTDDSQSRRDDFFAGLDLQNKAALREAKEGKDLADIQSIISVTSGPILQNFRSDTSTPENNIKFNTSVNSSGSSSTYCTEYHEEEAQDAFSAEFRKMKLKGEFPCRLCSSIFPNLRALKGHNRAHMGVGPGMPYPCNMCPYTSTDKATLVRHLRSHNGDRPYECSLCNYAFTTKANCERHVRNRHGKLTREDIKSVLIYHPNEDSTNENVERGNSPRVLKDEVRKSLVYPQEREDLHHQAQMHYPPVSMEVRGEIRIIEEAKLQNSSMSIYSTSHFEKNDAFSRHGQPLELTQRNSEETKPGQDAKSDYSKLDDDLESRSSEGSVSLVTETKTDSHQRIQASPMNLKKGLNISENIGEDGPLDLSMDVLDLSKKSKEKEDDNFAAAHEHFGKNQKDLYSATSQLLLTEALLKAGQGSSQPTSLEALYANAIYRNFGTFPGSVGAGILPPYMFNPHVFGQDFSMKERLQKELVRGLQLTSGGTLVEPPIGSAGFTTFSQNRDMNSQSHSTTDQSEYAKLISSKMANKSLTTRDKSDNLPSSNSVKMVIKNGVLMPKQKQRRYRTERPFTCEHCSARFTLRSNMERHIKQQHPQHWSQRPRGGHSTRGRPPSSHPTLIQNLGQATSQGSQSYNNILPKVEQSTNPEFTRHSISDHVKYAILAQQLKANKMEDNDSEEELVIDEGPQEKENQESQDQKEKSLLRGQLEATESTKETVVKEEAMECSDDGPNETNVELEKNKQTVTEQQKKSDTEKATVTENSVEKNPDRVIKTESVNMNSEKMEDGAPDLASVSELLDNASQQYQQFQPQYLSDEEGLVASNSDCNNSGSDEKSDSVNSSHSTNASKKKKKKKKKKKKSAYSMAPNRVICPYCERPFPWTSSLRRHILTHTGQKPYQCVHCSLLFTTKSNCDRHLLRKHKANPNKMRRVRNSSSPDSQAVISNSNSFSMRNVPERPYKCNQCPSSTFSTLGNLKKHRSTKHARKMKTRSDTPSSEPQTSPQECPKPNNEQTDYDSQSSSVSEGIETSSMPGLTKSNSGASQLANETARSRRPSPRSSPGPSDVPFKCHLCDCGFAERHDCLEHIKMNHKKSYEMLVAKGALDMDIDAVEDQQQPPPQHHTSDGEEKRGRFPDYSNRKVVCAFCMRRFWSAEDLRRHMRTHTGERPFSCDICCRRFTLKHSMLRHRKKHESIDSTMYVGTSGDEENSPAQPPTITPRSQQQQQILVTANNANSRIQDRISLPTVTPVATGDAAPSGLIRFNPYEKLTTLTGKLASIPSNANPDAESTDNDLISNLLGIRDKSFIDRVLQASADDAAKLLGVKRSHE; translated from the exons TTACTGTTAAGAACGGACCCACCCAGGAAAATGAGAACGAAGCACCAGCTGATGCTGCATCCTCACCATCTAGT GTTGAACTACCAGAAAGCGCACACCCATGTCCAGCTTGTTCGACCGTTTTGCCCACCTCCAGGGAGTTAACGAACCACCTACGCGGCCATAATTCGCCTCGCAGCACAGACTGTAGCGGCGAGGATGACTATTGCTGCGGCGTGTGCAATAAGGTGCTGAGCTCTGCAAGTTCCCTCGACAGACATGTGTTGGTGCACTCCGGGGAACGGCCGTTCAAATGCAAGTACTGTGAGATGGCGTTCACTACGAACGGCAATATGAACAGGCATTTGAGGACAGCGCACAGAGGCGCCTCGCCTAACAGCTGCACCGACTCCGAAGGTAGCAGCGACTCGGACAAATCATCCAGGCAGCGACATCTCGAGGAATACAACAACAACGAGATCACAAAAAGAAACTCGCCAAATATCGGGGACAAACGGGACGAGGAACAGACCTCGTCGTTAACTGGAAAGAGAAAGTATCCTAACTATGCGAGCGACAGCGAAACACAAAAGAGGCACAAGATTCTTCTAAGTAGCTCGAGAAGCGAGATGAAATCGAGATCGGACGACAACCAGAACGTTTACAATTGTCCAGTATGCGGGCGACAGGATTTTGCCACTGGCGCCATCTTAGAATCGCATCTGGAACGAAGTCATCCGGAATTCCCCGCGAAATGCGACACGTGCAACTTGTCGTTCAAAAACCACAGAGTACTGAATCTGCATCGGTTCATGATACATTTCGCGGAACACTCGTTGGGAAATACCACGAGAAATCTGAGAAACTCGATAGTAGGTTTCAACGATTTAACGTTCGTTGATTTCTCGTCCGATAAGTTCCCAGCAATAGCTAGAGCTGTCTGCGAACAATCGCTTCACCGGCCAGCTTCTGGCGAGGTAGCCAAATTCCAATGCTCCAAATGTCTGCGGGCATTCCCTTGTAGATCCGCGTTGGACGCCCACGAAACTGACTGCGGCACGATGAATTTGCAAAGCAGAACAACCGACGATAGCCAATCGAGAAGAGACGATTTCTTCGCTGGCTTGGATCTTCAAAACAAGGCTGCTTTGAGGGAAGCGAAGGAAGGCAAAGATCTTGCCGATATCCAGAGTATCATATCTGTCACCTCTGGACCTATCTTACAGAATTTTCGATCAGACACCAGCACACCCGAGAACAACATCAAATTTAATACCAGTGTAAACTCTTCTGGTAGTTCAAGTACGTATTGCACAGAGTACCACGAGGAGGAAGCTCAAGACGCGTTTTCTGCAGAGTTcagaaaaatgaaattgaaagGGGAGTTCCCTTGCAGGCTCTGTTCCTCGATATTCCCTAATCTAAGAGCCCTAAAAGGTCACAACAGGGCGCACATGGGCGTGGGACCTGGCATGCCATATCCTTGTAATATGTGCCCTTATACCAGCACTGATAAAGCGACTCTGGTGAGGCATCTGAGGTCTCACAATGGCGACAGACCTTACGAATGCTCTCTCTGCAATTACGCTTTCACAACTAAAGCAAATTGTGAGCGCCATGTACGAAACCGACATGGAAAATTGACAAGAGAAGACATTAAGAGCGTTCTCATCTAtcatccaaatgaagattctaCGAACGAGAACGTGGAACGTGGAAACTCACCCAGAGTTTTGAAGGATGAAGTGAGGAAGAGCCTGGTATATCCGCAAGAACGCGAAGATCTTCACCACCAGGCGCAAATGCATTATCCTCCGGTTTCTATGGAGGTAAGAGGTGAGATCAGAATAATAGAAGAGGCGAAGCTGCAAAATTCCTCGATGTCGATATACAGCACTAGCCACTTTGAAAAAAATGATGCGTTTTCAAGACATGGTCAGCCTTTGGAGCTGACCCAAAGGAACTCCGAGGAGACAAAACCTGGTCAAGATGCCAAATCGGATTATTCGAAGTTGGACGACGATTTGGAGTCGAGATCGTCCGAGGGTAGCGTATCTCTAGTCACAGAAACCAAAACAGATTCGCACCAAAGAATACAAGCTAGTCCTATGAATTTAAAGAAAGGTCTCAACATATCGGAAAACATAGGCGAAGACGGTCCGTTGGACCTTTCCATGGACGTACTGGATCTCAGCAAGAAGTCGAAGGAGAAGGAGGACGATAACTTCGCCGCGGCTCACGAACATTTTGGAAAAAACCAAAAAGATTTGTACAGTGCTACCAGTCAATTATTGTTGACCGAGGCTTTGTTGAAGGCTGGCCAGGGTAGCTCTCAACCTACATCTCTGGAAGCTCTGTACGCTAACGCAATCTACAGAAACTTCGGTACATTCCCTGGTAGCGTAGGAGCTGGAATATTGCCACCGTACATGTTCAATCCTCATGTCTTTGGCCAGGATTTCTCTATGAAGGAAAGATTACAGAAGGAATTGGTCAGAGGTCTACAGTTGACAAGTGGAGGTACTTTGGTGGAGCCACCCATAGGTAGCGCGGGATTTACCACCTTTTCTCAAAACAGAGACATGAATTCCCAGTCTCATTCAACAACCGACCAAAGTGAATATGCCAAATTAATATCTTCTAAGATGGCCAACAAGAGTCTAACAACCCGTGATAAATCAGACAATCTCCCCTCGTCCAATTCTGTGAAGATGGTGATCAAAAATGGAGTCCTGATGCCTAAACAAAAGCAACGAAGGTACAGAACTGAGAGGCCTTTTACCTGTGAACATTGCTCAGCGAGATTTACCTTGAGGAGCAATATGGAAAGGCACATTAAACAACAACATCCTCAGCACTGGAGCCAGCGACCCAGAGGAGGTCATTCGACAAGGGGAAGACCACCTTCCAGCCATCCTACGCTGATTCAAAACCTTGGACAGGCAACTTCTCAAGGCAGTCAATCGTACAACAACATCCTGCCAAAAGTGGAACAGTCAACGAATCCGGAATTTACGAGGCATTCTATCTCCGACCATGTGAAGTACGCTATCCTGGCACAGCAATTAAAGGCAAACAAAATGGAAGACAATGACTCTGAAGAAGAACTGGTCATAGACGAAGGGCCACAGGAGAAAGAAAATCAAGAATCTCAGGATCAAAAGGAGAAGAGTCTGTTGAGAGGACAATTGGAAGCCACAGAATCTACGAAAGAAACTGTAGTGAAAGAAGAAGCCATGGAATGTTCAGACGATGGCCCAAACGAGACAAATGTTGAGCTGGAGAAGAACAAACAAACTGTTACTGAACAACAGAAAAAATCTGACACGGAGAAGGCTACTGTGACGGAAAATTCAGTTGAAAAGAATCCTGACAGAGTGATCAAAACGGAATCAGTTAATATGAACAGCGAGAAGATGGAGGATGGAGCACCTGATCTCGCTAGCGTGTCAGAACTGTTAGACAATGCCTCCCAACAATACCAGCAGTTTCAACCCCAGTATTTAAGCGATGAAGAAGGTCTAGTAGCATCGAACAGTGATTGCAATAATTCTGGCAGTGATGAGAAATCCGACTCTGTAAATTCATCACATTCGACGAACGCgtcgaagaaaaaaaagaaaaagaagaaaaaaaagaagaaatctgCATATTCAATGGCCCCGAACAGAGTAATCTGTCCATACTGTGAACGACCATTTCCATGGACCTCGTCTCTCAGACGACATATTTTGACACACACTGGACAGAAACCTTATCAATGCGTTCACTGTTCGTTGCTATTCACAACGAAATCCAACTGTGACCGTCATTTGCTCCGAAAACATAAAGCAAATCCGAACAAGATGCGTAGAGTTAGGAACTCTTCTTCTCCAGATTCTCAAGCGGTCATCAGCAATAGTAACTCGTTCTCCATGAGGAACGTTCCTGAAAGACCCTACAAGTGCAATCAGTGTCCCAGCTCAACATTTTCAACGTTGGGTAACCTAAAGAAACATCGTTCCACTAAACACGCTCGGAAGATGAAGACCAGATCGGACACTCCATCCAGTGAACCTCAAACCAGTCCACAGGAGTGTCCAAAGCCGAATAACGAACAAACTGATTACGATAGTCAGTCTTCGAGCGTGTCTGAAGGGATAGAAACTTCTTCGATGCCAGGACTTACCAAATCGAATTCTGGCGCTTCACAATTGGCCAACGAAACAGCTAGGTCAAGGAGACCTTCACCGAGATCATCACCTGGGCCCAGTGATGTGCCTTTTAAGTGCCACTTGTGCGATTGTGGTTTCGCAGAACGACACGACTGCCTCGAACACATCAAAATGAACCACAAAAAATCCTACGAAATGTTAGTGGCGAAAGGGGCACTGGACATGGACATCGACGCGGTTGAAGACCAACAACAACCACCGCCGCAACATCATACCAGCGACGGAGAAGAAAAACGGGGACGTTTCCCAGACTATAGTAACAGGAAG GTTGTATGTGCATTCTGTATGAGGCGGTTCTGGTCTGCAGAGGATCTACGGCGCCATATGAGAACACACACCGGAGAACGACCTTTCTCCTGCGATATATGCTGCAGGAGATTCACCTTGAAACATAGTATGCTGCGGCACAGAAAGAAGCACGAGTCCATTGATTCTACCATGTATGTTGGTACAAGCGGAGATGAAGAAAATTCACCTGCACAGCCACCTACGATCACACCACGAAGTCAACAGCAGCAACAAATTCTGGTGACAGCCAACAACGCAAATTCCCGTATTCAAGACAGAATCTCTTTACCAACTGTTACTCCAGTCGCGACCGGTGATGCAGCCCCGAGTGGATTAATAAGATTCAATCCATACGAGAAATTAACCACTCTGACAGGAAAATTGGCCAGTATTCCATCAAACGCAAATCCAGATGCAGAGAGCACGGATAATGATTTGATCTCGAACCTGCTGGGAATAAGAGACAAGAGTTTCATCGACAGAGTACTACAGGCATCCGCTGATGACGCCGCCAAGTTATTAGGAGTAAAGCGTAGCCATGAGTGA